Within Hydrogenoanaerobacterium saccharovorans, the genomic segment TTTCTGCAATTTTTACAATGGTTTCGGCAGACAAAGTGACCATATTGTGCCAAACACCTTTATGTAAACATACCGGGCAATCGAGTAAAAATGCATGGTAATCGTGCGGGGTTTCGGGTGCCGCTGCCAGTAGAATACCTGTACCGCGAACCGGTTCAAAGCTTTCCAAAGAGGTGGGGTGGCACTCCAGCCTGAGGCATTCGGTGTTTTTTACACGGAACATGGCAAGCCGCCAAGGGCTTTTTTCTTCGGTAACAATAATTTCAAAACATGTGTCAGGTTTTTCGCCGCTAAATTGCAAAACCTTACCGTATGGTGCAAAGCTTTCTGCTGTAATTGTTTCAATTATTTTCATAGCGAATCCTTTATTTTCAATTTAAATTGGTGCTTGCATTTTGCATGCAAAGAGCACCTTGCAGGTATTTATGGCGATAATAACTGTTCTGTTATGCCTATACCGTAAAACACGGTTTGTTCTATTTGGTTATTCATGCAGTACCACTATATCTGCAGTAATATCCTGCGGCACCATCCCCCTTGTACTGATATTTGCGCCAAGTACTTCACCGATCAGCAAATTGTTTTGCACAGCAACCTGCGAGCAAAACTCAAAACGCAGCATTTCTTTTTGCCTGTTCCATGGGAGATAGGTATTACTGCGGATAATTCTGTTGTT encodes:
- a CDS encoding ureidoglycolate lyase gives rise to the protein MKIIETITAESFAPYGKVLQFSGEKPDTCFEIIVTEEKSPWRLAMFRVKNTECLRLECHPTSLESFEPVRGTGILLAAAPETPHDYHAFLLDCPVCLHKGVWHNMVTLSAETIVKIAENLEVNSEFFELPSPIAAAVILKEEDK